The following are from one region of the candidate division KSB1 bacterium genome:
- a CDS encoding DUF2062 domain-containing protein: protein MKFRDFWQRKFVKPIIDLLNQGISLQKIVLSIALGATLGVIPVPGATTILCAIAAILFRLNHPAIQLVNYLVYPLQIILLIPFYRAGEFVFHAEPLSLSASQVVGMIKEDVWAAIKFLWDTTLHAVVVWCILAPILVAILYYLLLPLVKRLPFKLADPQ, encoded by the coding sequence ATGAAATTTAGAGATTTTTGGCAGCGAAAATTTGTCAAGCCAATCATCGACCTGTTAAATCAGGGCATCTCCCTGCAAAAAATCGTTTTGAGCATTGCCCTTGGGGCTACTTTAGGAGTGATCCCGGTCCCTGGCGCAACGACAATACTTTGCGCCATTGCGGCAATTTTATTTCGTCTTAATCATCCCGCCATTCAATTAGTAAATTATTTGGTGTATCCTCTACAAATAATTCTCTTGATTCCATTCTACCGGGCGGGCGAATTTGTGTTTCACGCAGAGCCATTAAGTTTATCAGCGAGTCAAGTGGTTGGAATGATTAAAGAAGATGTTTGGGCGGCAATCAAATTTTTGTGGGACACCACGCTCCATGCCGTTGTTGTTTGGTGCATACTGGCGCCTATACTCGTTGCAATTCTATATTACCTCCTGCTTCCGCTAGTAAAAAGACTACCTTTTAAGTTGGCGGATCCCCAATGA